Genomic window (Stigmatella erecta):
GCCGGCAGCGCCCGGGGCAGGGACACGATGAAGCGCGTGCCCTCCTCCCGCGAGGAGCGCACCTCCAGCGCCCCGCCGTGCGCCAGGGCGATCTGCCGGGCGATGAAGAGCCCCAGCCCCAGCCCGGAGGGCTTCGCGTCCTCCGCCTTCACGCCCCGGCGGAAGGGCTCGAAGATGACGGGGAGGATCTCCGCGGGGATGGGCTCGCCCTGGTTGTGCACCTCCAGCCGCACCTGGGCGCCCTCGTCGTGCAGGCTGACCGTCACCGGCGTGTCCTCCGGGCTGTAGTCGAGCGCGTTCTTCACCAGGTTCCCCAGCAGCTGCGCCAGCCGGTCCCCGTCCCACTCGCCCTGGAACTGGCCGTCGCCCTTGAGCCGCACCTCGCGGTCGGGCCGGGCCACGCGCAGCTCGTCCAGCACGTGGCGGCACAGCGGGCGCAAGTCCCCGGGCCTCCGGGTGATGGGGATGCCCCCGCCCAGCCGCCCCCGCGTGAAGTCCAGCAGCTCGCCGATCATCCGCCCCATCCGCTCGGTGCTGTGGACGATGCGGCCGGCCGTCTTCTGCGCCCGCGCGGACAGGCCCTCCTCGCGCACCAGCGCCCCGGCCGACAGGGAGATGGCGTTGAGCGGGTTGCGCAGGTCATGGCTGACGATGCCCAGGAAGCGCTCGCGGAACTCCGCCGCCCGCCGCAGCTCGCTCTCGCGGTGCTGGTGCTCCGTCAGGTCCGTGGCCACCACCACCGCGCTGACGATGCGCTCGCCCATGCGCACGGGCGCCGCCGCGATGCGCATCCACAGATCCTTGCCCGTGCGCGCGTGGCACAGCACCAGCTCGCGCGTGAAGGCCTCACCCGAGAGGGCGCGCGTGAAGGGCTCGTCTTCGGGGAGGAGGACTTCGCCGGTGTCCGGCGCCCGGCACGCCAGGCGCCGGCCCAGCTCGTGGGGCGCCACCCCCTGCAGGTCCTCGCCCAGCAGCTCGCGCGCCCGGGCATTGGCGTGCTTGATGTTCCGCGCGTCCCCCACGTACACCGCGTCCGGAATGCTCTGGAGAATGGCCTCCAGCTTCGCCGCGTTGCGCGCCACCGCGTCCGCCGACCGCTTGCGCTCGGTGAGGTCCACCACCACCGAGCCCATCAGGAAGGTGTGCCCCCCGGCGTCCTTCACCGGGTAGCAGCTCACCAGCCAGAAGCCCTGCTCGCCGCCCAGGCCCGGCGTCGTGCCCGACATCTCGAGGTCGAGCACGGGCTCCCCCGTCTCCAGCACCCGCTGGTAGAGCGGCTCGAGGTCGGAGGCCATCTGCGGAACCACCTCGCGCAGGGTTCGCCCGAGGGTCTCCTCCACGGACACGCCGTTGAAGGCGGCGATGGTGTGGTTGAGGTGCACGAAGCGCAGCTCCGGGCTCACGAAGCACAGCCCCACCGGCGCGGTGGCCAGCATCGTGTCCAGCAGCACCTGGGATTCGACCTGGACCCGCCGCGCCGTGGCGGCGTCCGCCTCCGACTGGGCCTGCTCCAGCGCCAGGTCCAGGAAGCGGTGGAGCCCCCGCAGCGCCTGGAAGTCCGCCGTCCCGCCGGTCTCCTCCCACACGTCGAGGATGCACTCCCGGACGAGGCTCAGTCCGGCCCGCAGCGGGCCCGCGTCCATGTCCGAGAGGCCCGGCAGGGCTTCTTCCGCCGG
Coding sequences:
- a CDS encoding sensor histidine kinase; translated protein: MDGLAQLLSTRREDLLRRIARKAPPARLLEVLPALLDRLQAALESPAAAPAEEALPGLSDMDAGPLRAGLSLVRECILDVWEETGGTADFQALRGLHRFLDLALEQAQSEADAATARRVQVESQVLLDTMLATAPVGLCFVSPELRFVHLNHTIAAFNGVSVEETLGRTLREVVPQMASDLEPLYQRVLETGEPVLDLEMSGTTPGLGGEQGFWLVSCYPVKDAGGHTFLMGSVVVDLTERKRSADAVARNAAKLEAILQSIPDAVYVGDARNIKHANARARELLGEDLQGVAPHELGRRLACRAPDTGEVLLPEDEPFTRALSGEAFTRELVLCHARTGKDLWMRIAAAPVRMGERIVSAVVVATDLTEHQHRESELRRAAEFRERFLGIVSHDLRNPLNAISLSAGALVREEGLSARAQKTAGRIVHSTERMGRMIGELLDFTRGRLGGGIPITRRPGDLRPLCRHVLDELRVARPDREVRLKGDGQFQGEWDGDRLAQLLGNLVKNALDYSPEDTPVTVSLHDEGAQVRLEVHNQGEPIPAEILPVIFEPFRRGVKAEDAKPSGLGLGLFIARQIALAHGGALEVRSSREEGTRFIVSLPRALPAT